The proteins below come from a single Dinghuibacter silviterrae genomic window:
- a CDS encoding TonB-dependent receptor: MRKILFILASSLLFAFSAVAQAPAPGKGAPAGPPTLGRAFGTVTDTSGKPIEQASVLLLKPSIDPTTKKKKLILFKGMDTKANGQFNFEDLPIVGQLVLRVSASGYKSKDVPFMVMTPAKPAAPAPAGQNNSNPFGNMPSFEKDLGAIALSSDVKELSGVVINATPPPMKLELDKKVFNVEKNITSAGGTAVDVMRNVPSVNVDIDGNVTLRGASPTIFVDGRPTTLTLDEIPADAIESVEVMTNPSAKYDASGGGSGILNIVLKKNRKQGYNGNVSAGIDSHGMPNALASFNIRQGKVNFTATGLYNGVDSKTTGNTYRDTYIGNGSQLWENDLTRTKAHFLFGQVGMDYFVSNRTTLSGSYIKVHGVFDPKETSQIQTDSAVSGTPQSFYSTRYTDNNRWFDVNGAQLGMKHTFAKDGESWTADGSYFGVTSSGTSTYTTDYYTGLPGSAVGYQTVQKTLGTAAPYFWTVQTDYVNPFTAKTKLEAGLRASIQHLENDNSTYDVTNGHDFLDSVSVSNYKSTSQVYAAYATITSAIGPNFGYQLGLRGESSMYSGDVTNKGEHFSHNYPISLFPSIFLSEKLKHNQELQLSATRKINRPSFFQLIPYTDYSDSLNIQRGNPDLVPEFTYNVEFSYMKTFKHNNTLLASIYYKNTQHLITRFQIKDVNPVGDSVLVNTWQNANSAESYGAEVTSTTTVNKWWDFSLNLNVYNAQINTDNLNEASQNALWSWFGKFNSNFKLPYRFTIQLTAAYQSKTNLPVNQNQQQFGPPNSTTQASAQGYIKPFWGMDVAVKRTFFKNDAGSITVNFSDIFRTRWQDQYSISPGLFTQEFDRLKDPQLVRVVFAYRFGKMDLNLFKRKDMNNQGMGDAGSSLQ, encoded by the coding sequence GTGAGAAAAATTTTATTTATCCTCGCCAGCTCACTGTTGTTCGCCTTTTCCGCTGTCGCTCAGGCGCCTGCGCCTGGAAAGGGGGCGCCGGCGGGTCCGCCCACACTAGGGCGGGCATTCGGGACGGTCACAGATACCAGCGGCAAGCCCATCGAGCAGGCCTCCGTGTTGCTGCTGAAACCAAGCATTGACCCCACGACCAAAAAGAAAAAACTGATCCTGTTCAAAGGGATGGATACCAAAGCAAACGGCCAGTTCAACTTTGAAGACCTGCCCATCGTCGGGCAACTGGTCCTGAGGGTCTCCGCCTCGGGTTATAAAAGCAAGGACGTCCCGTTCATGGTCATGACTCCTGCGAAGCCCGCTGCGCCGGCGCCCGCCGGCCAGAACAACAGCAATCCTTTCGGGAACATGCCTTCGTTCGAGAAGGATCTGGGCGCGATTGCGCTGTCCAGCGACGTCAAGGAACTCAGCGGAGTCGTGATCAACGCCACGCCGCCCCCAATGAAGCTGGAGCTCGATAAAAAGGTTTTTAATGTAGAAAAAAATATAACCTCTGCAGGCGGCACCGCCGTCGACGTCATGCGGAACGTACCCTCCGTGAACGTCGATATTGACGGGAATGTAACCCTGAGGGGAGCGTCGCCGACTATTTTTGTCGACGGTCGTCCGACCACGCTTACCTTAGACGAAATCCCCGCCGACGCCATCGAAAGCGTGGAGGTCATGACAAACCCCAGCGCCAAATACGACGCCTCCGGGGGCGGTTCGGGCATCCTGAACATCGTCCTGAAAAAGAACCGGAAGCAAGGCTACAACGGGAACGTATCCGCGGGGATCGACTCCCATGGGATGCCGAATGCCCTGGCCAGCTTCAACATCCGCCAGGGGAAGGTGAACTTCACCGCCACGGGGTTGTACAACGGGGTGGACAGCAAGACCACCGGGAATACCTACCGGGATACCTATATCGGGAACGGATCCCAGCTTTGGGAGAACGACTTGACGCGGACCAAGGCGCATTTCCTGTTCGGACAAGTGGGCATGGACTATTTCGTGTCCAACCGGACCACGTTGTCAGGTTCTTATATCAAAGTCCATGGTGTCTTCGATCCCAAGGAAACCTCACAGATCCAGACGGACAGTGCGGTGAGCGGAACGCCTCAAAGTTTTTACAGCACCCGGTATACGGACAATAACCGCTGGTTTGACGTCAACGGCGCCCAACTGGGGATGAAACATACCTTTGCCAAGGACGGGGAATCCTGGACCGCCGATGGTTCCTACTTCGGGGTGACCAGCTCCGGGACGTCGACCTATACCACGGACTATTACACCGGTCTGCCGGGCTCCGCTGTCGGGTATCAGACGGTGCAAAAAACCCTGGGTACGGCAGCACCGTATTTCTGGACCGTCCAGACGGACTATGTGAACCCGTTCACGGCCAAGACGAAGCTGGAGGCCGGTCTTAGGGCCTCTATCCAACACCTGGAAAATGACAACAGCACCTATGATGTGACCAACGGGCACGACTTCCTGGATTCGGTAAGCGTCAGCAACTATAAAAGTACGAGCCAGGTCTACGCCGCGTATGCCACCATCACCAGCGCCATCGGTCCCAACTTCGGCTACCAGCTTGGCCTGCGGGGAGAGAGCTCCATGTATTCCGGGGACGTCACCAACAAAGGGGAGCACTTCAGCCACAACTACCCGATCAGCCTGTTCCCCTCGATTTTCCTGAGTGAAAAGCTGAAACACAACCAGGAACTGCAATTAAGCGCCACCCGGAAGATCAACCGGCCGTCGTTCTTCCAGCTCATTCCGTACACCGACTATTCGGATTCGCTGAATATCCAGCGGGGTAACCCCGACCTGGTGCCGGAATTCACCTATAACGTGGAGTTCTCCTACATGAAGACCTTCAAACACAACAACACCCTGCTGGCGTCAATCTATTACAAGAATACACAGCACCTCATCACCCGCTTCCAGATAAAGGACGTCAACCCCGTGGGGGATTCGGTCCTGGTCAATACCTGGCAGAATGCGAACAGCGCGGAATCCTACGGGGCGGAAGTGACGTCGACGACCACGGTCAACAAATGGTGGGACTTCTCGCTCAACCTGAACGTATACAACGCGCAGATCAATACCGACAACCTCAACGAGGCGTCCCAAAACGCCCTTTGGAGCTGGTTCGGTAAGTTCAACAGCAACTTCAAGCTGCCCTACCGGTTTACGATACAACTGACGGCCGCCTACCAGTCCAAGACCAACCTGCCGGTCAACCAAAACCAGCAGCAGTTCGGCCCCCCGAACTCGACCACCCAGGCATCCGCCCAGGGGTATATCAAACCGTTCTGGGGCATGGACGTCGCGGTGAAAAGGACCTTCTTCAAGAACGACGCAGGGTCCATCACCGTCAATTTCTCGGACATCTTCCGGACGCGCTGGCAGGACCAATATAGCATCAGCCCGGGTCTTTTCACCCAGGAATTCGACCGGTTGAAGGACCCGCAGCTCGTGCGCGTGGTATTTGCTTACCGTTTTGGGAAGATGGACCTGAACCTTTTCAAACGCAAAGACATGAACAACCAAGGTATGGGTGACGCAGGCTCCAGTTTGCAATAG
- a CDS encoding sensor histidine kinase: MNDNGTKREAPVKRAWYERRWIQVGLHTAFWAGLMVLPHLLIYQGTKEVSKASEPPTPTGVFPTILELLSYGFFIGLFYVNGSILTRRFLYTRRYWLYFTIVLGILCAKVLVFYPLSQAAHDAFKPSFLTYLISNFLVLLFFLALSTAYQVIGDKVRSDKLTQDRQEEHLKTELSFLRSQISPHFMFNVLNNIVALVRMKSDKLEPTIFKLSSLMRYMLYQADDQKISLQKEADYLQSYIDLQQMRVGDKVRLHVSIKPGTDLFTIEPMLLIPFIENAFKHGTGYMEHPQIDIHLSVTDGLLYFTVRNRFNPQQETKDATSGIGLANVKRRLNLLYGNEYDLWITTKNDWFLVSLQLNLQYVAVHSGR; the protein is encoded by the coding sequence ATGAATGATAACGGGACGAAGAGGGAGGCCCCCGTGAAGCGGGCCTGGTATGAACGGAGGTGGATACAGGTAGGGCTCCATACCGCCTTTTGGGCGGGGTTGATGGTGCTGCCGCACCTGCTGATCTACCAGGGGACGAAGGAGGTGTCGAAAGCCAGTGAACCGCCCACGCCCACGGGGGTCTTCCCTACGATCCTGGAGTTGTTGTCTTACGGATTTTTTATCGGGCTCTTTTATGTCAATGGGTCCATCCTGACGCGCCGTTTCCTGTACACGAGGCGGTATTGGCTGTACTTCACGATCGTCCTGGGTATTCTTTGCGCCAAGGTTCTCGTGTTCTACCCCCTTTCCCAGGCGGCGCACGACGCGTTCAAACCCAGTTTCCTGACCTACCTGATCTCCAACTTCCTGGTGCTTCTTTTTTTCCTTGCCCTGAGCACGGCCTACCAGGTGATCGGGGACAAAGTGCGCTCCGACAAGCTGACCCAGGACCGGCAGGAAGAACACCTCAAGACGGAACTCTCCTTCCTGCGGTCACAGATCAGTCCGCACTTTATGTTTAACGTGCTGAACAATATCGTGGCGCTGGTCCGGATGAAATCGGACAAGCTGGAACCCACGATCTTCAAGCTGTCCTCCCTGATGCGGTACATGTTGTACCAGGCGGACGACCAGAAGATATCCCTTCAGAAAGAAGCCGATTACCTGCAAAGCTATATCGACCTTCAACAAATGCGGGTAGGGGACAAGGTCCGGCTGCACGTATCGATCAAACCCGGCACGGATCTCTTTACCATAGAACCGATGCTCCTCATCCCGTTTATCGAAAATGCGTTCAAGCATGGAACGGGATACATGGAACACCCCCAGATCGACATCCACCTGTCGGTCACCGACGGGCTTTTGTATTTTACCGTAAGAAATCGTTTCAACCCACAACAGGAGACGAAGGACGCCACCTCGGGGATCGGCCTGGCCAATGTCAAGCGCCGGCTGAACCTGCTCTACGGAAATGAATACGATCTTTGGATCACCACCAAGAACGACTGGTTCCTGGTATCTTTACAGTTAAACCTACAATATGTTGCAGTGCATAGCGGTAGATGA
- a CDS encoding LytR/AlgR family response regulator transcription factor — protein sequence MLQCIAVDDEPLALHLLEDYLTRVPDIRLVAKCSDAFEAGKILRSQPIDLMFLDIQMPGLTGLQFIESLAQKPMVILVTAYEQFALEGYTLDVVDYLLKPVELDRFLKACNKAWELHQLRQAGAQATKGPGYFFVNADYSLLKIQFEDISWIEGLRDYIKIHLKGNARPVVVRMSVKGVEAELPPADFIRVHKSYIVSVKDITAVRKNSVFIKDQEIPVGDTYRDTVIRLTGRTLS from the coding sequence ATGTTGCAGTGCATAGCGGTAGATGACGAACCCCTGGCCCTGCACCTGCTGGAGGACTACCTGACGCGGGTGCCCGACATACGCCTGGTGGCCAAGTGCAGCGACGCCTTCGAGGCGGGGAAAATCCTGCGCAGCCAACCCATCGACCTGATGTTCCTGGACATTCAAATGCCGGGGCTGACGGGTTTGCAATTTATCGAAAGCCTGGCCCAGAAACCGATGGTCATCCTGGTCACCGCCTACGAACAATTTGCCCTCGAAGGCTATACCCTGGACGTCGTCGACTACCTCCTCAAACCCGTCGAGCTCGACCGGTTCCTGAAGGCTTGTAACAAGGCCTGGGAGTTACACCAGCTCCGCCAGGCGGGGGCGCAGGCGACCAAAGGTCCCGGGTATTTTTTTGTCAATGCCGACTACAGCCTGCTCAAAATCCAGTTTGAGGACATCTCCTGGATCGAGGGTCTCAGGGACTATATCAAAATACACCTCAAAGGGAACGCCCGTCCCGTCGTCGTACGGATGAGCGTCAAGGGCGTGGAGGCGGAATTGCCGCCCGCCGACTTCATACGCGTGCATAAGTCCTATATCGTCTCCGTCAAAGACATTACGGCCGTGCGCAAAAACAGCGTTTTTATAAAAGACCAGGAAATTCCGGTGGGCGACACCTACCGGGATACCGTCATCCGTTTGACCGGGAGAACGTTGTCGTAG
- a CDS encoding glycoside hydrolase family 2 protein → MKRVFLTAVCGLYFMANAQTVKQQALTHFFLQSSAVVHPGGDTLSSPDFVSDLYWFPVTVPSTVLTGLVANHVYPDPYQGMNNMQIPDANDTFNLQYHLDQYSHLPGEPNPWKKPYWYRTTFQVPAADKGKHFELVFKGINYRAEVWLNRRLIADSSQMVGMFGQYHLDVSKAIAAGGANVLAVKIFPLDQPGLPAPPQLKAMGDFFLNGGPNGDIGQNVTMLCSIGWDWIPEVHDRNIGIWQPVYLRTTGQVVIEQPRVVTTFSGASAHSGASPDGAAFADTTSAHIALSVHLRDFGAATSGALRVTVTPETFSGSTLVFDRPVSVDSSRDFSLDFVMAHPHLWWPNGYGRPDLYRVRLQFRSSTGQLSDDTSFLMGVRTVGSKTVNVNGWVRRDFYVNGRRVHLVGGAWVPDMLLNRDSVRYDYELHLCQNANVNLVRIWGGGIGETDDFFTLCDRYGLLVWQDFWITGDTQGEFKGSPAWPLQGDVFVRDIVNTILRVRNHPSLLVWTGGNEGHARLELYNAMRDNVAQLDGTRPFIPSSSGFAKQTKDFKGSWPDDQPSGVYSGGSYAYNDASFYYKLVDEGKDWVFKDETGLPSQPPYNTLSKIIPDLVPDTSLPFPLNNTWGYHDACEGAARYSKYYATMVDEFGAPTSIRDFSTKMQFLNADGYRGIFEAAGHHLNTTGGVMLWKLNSAFPSVVWQIYDWYLEPNAGYYFMQRACEPVHVQLNLDDTAVAVINRTYTARPGLSVRASVFSPDGRSLFRRVVPVSLDTTDVREVLPLSSVLGSLPGISFVCLELSDAHGAVLSRNTYWLAPTHHFSALASMPAASVETTVITSVRSARSVSYMLRFHNPGTGLAFFLNPQIFAGGEEVMPSFWSDNYFTLEPGASATVTVSVPVEKVHGPLSLVTEGWNVGRKERKL, encoded by the coding sequence ATGAAGCGAGTTTTTTTGACGGCCGTCTGCGGCCTTTACTTTATGGCCAATGCTCAAACGGTTAAGCAGCAGGCGCTCACCCACTTCTTTTTGCAGTCCTCCGCCGTGGTCCACCCGGGAGGCGACACCCTTTCCTCCCCCGACTTTGTCTCCGACCTTTATTGGTTCCCGGTGACCGTGCCCTCCACCGTCCTGACCGGCCTGGTGGCCAATCACGTCTATCCCGATCCGTACCAGGGGATGAACAACATGCAGATCCCCGACGCCAACGATACCTTTAACCTCCAATACCACCTCGATCAATACAGCCACCTCCCCGGCGAACCCAACCCCTGGAAAAAACCGTACTGGTACCGGACCACCTTCCAGGTCCCGGCGGCCGACAAGGGGAAACACTTCGAACTTGTTTTCAAAGGCATCAACTACAGGGCCGAGGTCTGGCTCAACCGCCGGCTCATCGCCGACTCCAGCCAAATGGTAGGCATGTTCGGCCAATACCACCTCGACGTCAGCAAGGCCATCGCGGCCGGTGGGGCAAACGTCCTCGCTGTAAAAATTTTTCCCCTGGACCAACCAGGCCTGCCCGCACCCCCCCAGCTGAAGGCCATGGGCGACTTTTTCCTAAACGGTGGTCCCAACGGCGACATCGGCCAGAACGTCACCATGCTTTGCTCCATCGGGTGGGACTGGATACCGGAAGTCCACGACCGGAACATCGGGATCTGGCAGCCGGTGTATCTCCGCACCACCGGACAGGTCGTCATCGAGCAGCCGCGGGTGGTGACCACGTTCTCTGGTGCGTCCGCTCACTCCGGCGCCTCCCCCGACGGCGCCGCCTTCGCGGACACGACCTCCGCGCACATCGCCCTGTCGGTGCATTTGCGGGATTTTGGCGCTGCCACTTCCGGGGCGCTCCGGGTGACGGTCACTCCTGAAACCTTTAGCGGTTCCACCCTTGTTTTCGACCGGCCCGTTTCCGTGGACAGCTCGCGCGATTTCTCCCTCGATTTCGTGATGGCCCATCCCCACCTTTGGTGGCCCAACGGTTATGGCCGCCCGGATCTGTACCGGGTTAGGTTGCAGTTTCGCTCTTCTACCGGACAATTATCCGATGACACCTCTTTCCTGATGGGTGTCCGGACCGTGGGTTCCAAAACCGTTAATGTCAACGGCTGGGTGCGCCGCGATTTTTATGTCAACGGACGCCGCGTCCACCTCGTGGGCGGCGCCTGGGTACCCGACATGCTTCTGAACCGGGACTCCGTCCGGTATGACTATGAACTCCACCTTTGCCAAAACGCCAACGTCAACCTCGTCCGTATTTGGGGTGGGGGTATTGGTGAGACCGACGACTTCTTTACCCTCTGCGACCGCTACGGGTTGCTCGTCTGGCAAGACTTCTGGATTACCGGGGACACCCAGGGCGAATTCAAAGGGTCACCCGCCTGGCCCCTGCAGGGCGACGTGTTCGTCCGGGATATCGTCAACACCATCCTGCGTGTCCGCAACCACCCCAGCCTCCTGGTATGGACCGGCGGCAACGAGGGGCACGCGCGTCTGGAGCTGTACAACGCCATGCGCGACAACGTCGCCCAACTCGACGGTACCCGTCCATTTATTCCCAGCTCCTCCGGTTTTGCCAAACAAACCAAGGACTTCAAGGGTTCCTGGCCCGACGACCAGCCGTCCGGTGTGTACAGCGGCGGGTCTTATGCCTATAACGACGCATCTTTTTACTACAAACTCGTAGACGAAGGCAAAGACTGGGTGTTCAAGGACGAGACCGGTCTGCCCTCCCAGCCGCCCTACAATACGCTCTCGAAGATCATCCCCGACCTCGTCCCCGATACGAGCCTGCCTTTCCCGCTCAACAATACCTGGGGCTACCACGACGCCTGCGAGGGTGCCGCACGCTATTCCAAATACTACGCCACCATGGTCGATGAATTCGGCGCGCCCACCAGCATCCGCGACTTTTCCACCAAGATGCAGTTCCTCAACGCGGACGGATACCGCGGCATTTTCGAAGCCGCCGGCCATCACCTCAACACCACCGGCGGCGTGATGCTTTGGAAACTCAACAGCGCCTTCCCCAGCGTCGTCTGGCAGATTTACGATTGGTACCTGGAACCCAACGCCGGTTACTACTTCATGCAACGCGCCTGCGAGCCCGTCCACGTCCAGCTCAACCTCGACGACACGGCCGTGGCGGTCATCAACCGGACGTACACCGCGAGGCCAGGGCTCTCGGTTCGCGCCTCCGTGTTCTCGCCCGACGGCCGGTCTTTGTTCCGGCGCGTCGTTCCCGTGTCCCTCGATACGACGGATGTGCGCGAGGTGCTTCCTCTTTCTTCCGTGCTGGGTTCTTTGCCCGGTATTTCCTTTGTATGCCTGGAGCTGTCCGATGCCCACGGGGCGGTGCTTTCCCGCAATACGTATTGGCTTGCGCCTACGCATCACTTCAGCGCGCTGGCGTCGATGCCGGCTGCTTCCGTGGAAACCACGGTCATCACTTCCGTGCGTTCGGCGCGGTCGGTCTCTTATATGTTGCGTTTTCACAACCCCGGCACGGGTCTCGCCTTCTTTTTAAATCCGCAGATTTTCGCCGGGGGCGAGGAGGTGATGCCGTCTTTCTGGAGCGACAACTATTTCACCCTGGAGCCGGGGGCAAGCGCCACCGTCACCGTTAGTGTGCCGGTGGAAAAGGTGCACGGGCCGCTGTCGCTCGTGACGGAGGGATGGAACGTGGGGCGCAAGGAGCGGAAGCTCTAG
- a CDS encoding eCIS core domain-containing protein: MRSSHEKTRQPDDSRAASEHPGFRGTAVQRATGHPDEDKLEKEPTVSAMLAPGATVQRADAPLKDEEPINRMAAPGAAPVQAKAEPNRTGLPDGLKSGVENLSGQDLSDVRVHYNSSAPAQLQALAYAQGNDIHVGPGQEKHVPHEAWHVVQQREGRVQPTAQLMKGTPLNDDPSLEAEATEMGNKALGLGM, translated from the coding sequence ATGCGTTCTTCTCACGAAAAAACCAGGCAGCCCGACGATAGCCGCGCTGCCTCCGAGCACCCCGGGTTCCGCGGCACCGCCGTTCAACGCGCCACCGGCCATCCCGATGAAGATAAACTGGAGAAAGAGCCGACGGTGTCTGCTATGTTGGCGCCCGGCGCCACCGTGCAACGGGCTGATGCTCCGCTCAAGGATGAAGAGCCTATCAACAGGATGGCCGCACCCGGCGCAGCTCCTGTGCAAGCCAAGGCAGAACCCAACCGCACCGGTTTGCCCGACGGTCTGAAAAGCGGTGTGGAAAACCTCTCCGGTCAGGACCTTTCCGACGTACGCGTACACTATAATTCTTCCGCGCCGGCCCAACTCCAGGCCCTCGCTTATGCCCAGGGCAACGACATCCACGTCGGACCCGGTCAGGAAAAACACGTTCCCCACGAAGCCTGGCATGTCGTCCAGCAACGGGAGGGCCGTGTGCAACCGACCGCCCAGTTGATGAAAGGCACTCCCCTCAACGACGACCCTTCCCTGGAGGCGGAAGCCACCGAGATGGGGAATAAGGCGCTCGGCCTCGGGATGTAG
- a CDS encoding ATP-binding protein, which yields MDINAIQHNATVLEREMQWLSAVIETRLQRHWGQAGMYTDVTEVPMPDLTGDPSFYAEIVRYYNLGPDERLVVLLALAPHIQPHILDVFFTRNADYDRGFTEFGGIKGHQHGGFLPTGETAAFLLAAGNLERRFRLMDLFREDHCFRKFNILRLTDAASDEPFLSGTIRLSPEYLNYFTTGLSHEPDFSMNFPAKRLRTGMDWDHLVLPAHSLEEVGEIRDWLTYGQRLLDEWDLRKQVKPGYRALFYGPPGTGKTLTAALLGKSAGLATYRIDLSMVVSKYIGETEKNLSGVFDQAEHKQWILFFDEADALFGKRTETSSAHDRYANQEVSYLLQRIEDFPGVVILATNLKANLDDAFSRRFQSMIYFPMPGPDQRLRLWKQSLPVKAGLEDGVRLEDIADKYEMTGGAIINVTRYCALMAMKRGSNIILQKDLLRGIRKEFEKEGKSA from the coding sequence ATGGACATAAATGCCATACAACACAATGCCACTGTCCTGGAAAGGGAAATGCAATGGCTCTCCGCCGTCATCGAGACGCGGTTGCAACGCCACTGGGGGCAAGCCGGCATGTATACCGACGTGACCGAAGTGCCGATGCCGGACCTGACGGGCGATCCTTCGTTTTATGCGGAGATCGTCCGCTATTACAACCTGGGACCGGATGAAAGGCTGGTCGTCCTGCTGGCGCTGGCGCCCCATATACAGCCGCATATCCTGGACGTTTTTTTTACCCGCAACGCGGATTATGACCGGGGCTTTACGGAATTCGGGGGGATCAAGGGACACCAGCATGGCGGATTTCTGCCTACCGGTGAAACCGCGGCCTTTTTGCTGGCGGCGGGAAACCTGGAACGGAGGTTCCGGCTGATGGACCTTTTCCGGGAAGACCATTGTTTCCGCAAGTTCAACATCCTCCGGCTGACGGACGCGGCTTCGGATGAGCCCTTTTTGAGCGGGACCATACGGCTTAGCCCGGAGTACCTGAACTATTTCACCACGGGTCTGAGCCACGAACCGGACTTTAGCATGAACTTTCCCGCCAAGCGGTTGCGGACGGGGATGGACTGGGATCACCTGGTGCTGCCGGCGCATTCCCTGGAAGAAGTCGGCGAGATCAGGGACTGGTTGACCTATGGGCAACGACTTCTGGACGAATGGGACCTGCGCAAACAGGTGAAGCCGGGTTACCGGGCGTTGTTCTATGGTCCCCCGGGGACAGGGAAAACACTGACGGCGGCCCTCCTGGGCAAAAGCGCAGGTCTCGCCACCTACCGCATCGACCTTTCGATGGTTGTCTCGAAATACATCGGGGAAACCGAAAAAAACCTTTCCGGTGTTTTCGACCAGGCGGAGCACAAACAGTGGATCCTTTTTTTTGACGAGGCCGATGCTCTTTTTGGCAAAAGAACAGAAACCTCCAGCGCCCACGACCGATACGCCAACCAAGAGGTTTCTTACCTGCTCCAGCGGATTGAGGACTTCCCCGGGGTGGTCATCCTGGCGACAAACCTGAAGGCCAACCTGGACGACGCGTTTAGCCGCCGTTTCCAGTCGATGATCTACTTCCCCATGCCGGGGCCGGACCAGCGGCTCCGGTTATGGAAACAATCCCTTCCGGTCAAGGCGGGACTTGAAGATGGCGTCCGTCTCGAAGACATAGCCGACAAGTATGAAATGACGGGAGGCGCCATCATCAACGTGACGCGTTACTGCGCACTGATGGCCATGAAGCGCGGGAGCAACATTATTTTACAAAAAGACCTCCTCCGCGGGATCCGCAAGGAGTTTGAAAAGGAGGGGAAAAGCGCATGA